A genomic segment from Corylus avellana chromosome ca5, CavTom2PMs-1.0 encodes:
- the LOC132183037 gene encoding cellulose synthase-like protein H1 isoform X2, producing MANLNSHPLYERIQRKNGVKRAVEIIILFLLLSLLIYRLLFLKDHGLTWLLALLCESWFTFNWVLIINIKWNPVEYKTYPDNLVQRVIEFPSVDMFVTTADSELEPPIITINTVLSLLAVDYPPHKLACYVSDDGCSPLTFYSLVEASKFAKLWVPFCKKYNIQVRAPFKYFSNDSLTSNDSSNWEFHQEWKRMKDEYELLCHKIEDAAQKSRPCDFTGEFSNVDRKNHPTIIKTRVSGLMTNAPYMLNVDCDMFVNNPKVVLHAMCLLLDSNSEKEIAFAQFPQVFYDGLKDDPYGNQYVIMYEYIMRGISGIQGSLYVGTGCFHRRKIIYGLSPSHIVESINGKLAYEETLQEFGSSKELIKSAVLALKGNANPSNCLWTSIEASYQIASCEYEYGTGWGTKLGLRYGTTTEDSDTGVMIHSRGWRSMDCTPDPPAFLGCAPSGGPAVMTQQKRCATGFLEILFSKNCPIFGTLFGKLQLRQSLAYLYIFSWSILSVPELCYAALPAYCIITNSSFLPKVHEPAFYVLVALFVIYNLYTLFEYLKAGQSVRAWWNNQRMARITIMSAWLFGFLGVMLKLLRISETVFEVTKKDQSSDASNEDHAGRFTFDDSPIFVPGTTILLLHLTALVVSLLKLQPQAHGGGHGAGLAEVLCSVLWLLCYWPFLKGLFGKGKHGIPMSTICKSAALALLLLHLCKMTTMG from the exons ATGGCCAACCTGAACTCTCACCCTTTATATGAAAGAATCCAGCGTAAAAATGGAGTAAAAAGAGCCGTTGAAATCATAATCCTGTTCCTTCTCCTTTCTCTCCTTATTTATCGTCTTCTCTTCCTCAAAGACCATGGCCTCACTTGGCTCCTTGCCTTACTATGCGAGTCATGGTTTACCTTCAATTGGGTTCTCATCATCAACATCAAATGGAATCCTGTGGAATACAAAACGTACCCTGACAACCTCGTACAACG GGTAATTGAGTTTCCCTCAGTGGACATGTTTGTGACAACTGCAGACTCTGAGCTAGAACCTCCTATCATCACCATAAACACCGTGCTCTCTTTGTTGGCAGTTGATTACCCACCTCACAAGCTTGCTTGCTACGTTTCCGATGATGGATGTTCTCCCTTGACCTTCTACTCTCTTGTCGAGGCTTCCAAGTTTGCTAAGCTTTGGGTTCCATTCTGTAAGAAGTACAATATTCAAGTCAGAGCTCCATTTAAATACTTTTCCAATGACTCCCTAACGTCTAATGATAGCTCTAATTGGGAGTTCCATCAAGAATGGAAAAGGATGAAG GATGAGTACGAGCTGCTTTGCCATAAAATTGAGGATGCCGCCCAAAAGTCGAGGCCATGTGATTTTACTGGGGAATTCTCAAATGTAGATCGCAAAAACCATCCAACTATTATTAAG ACGAGAGTCTCAGGATTGATGACAAATGCTCCCTACATGCTCAACGTAGATTGTGATATGTTTGTCAACAATCCAAAAGTTGTTCTTCATGCAATGTGCCTACTATTAGATTCCAACAGTGAGAAGGAAATTGCGTTTGCTCAGTTCCCACAAGTGTTCTATGATGGATTAAAGGATGACCCCTATGGCAATCAGTACGTGATCATGTATGAG TATATTATGCGCGGCATATCTGGAATCCAAGGAAGTTTATATGTTGGAACTGGATGTTTCCACAGacgaaaaattatttatggtcTCTCTCCAAGTCATATTGTAGAATCAATTAATG GAAAATTGGCTTATGAGGAAACACTTCAAGAATTTGGGAGTTCAAAGGAGCTGATTAAATCAGCTGTTCTAGCTTTGAAAGGGAACGCAAATCCATCTAACTGTCTTTGGACCTCTATTGAGGCATCATACCAAATTGCAAGCTGCGAGTATGAATATGGTACAGGCTGGGGTACAAAG CTGGGTTTGAGATATGGAACGACAACAGAGGACTCCGACACTGGGGTAATGATCCATTCTAGGGGTTGGAGGTCCATGGATTGCACACCCGACCCACCGGCCTTTTTAGGGTGTGCACCCTCGGGTGGGCCTGCTGTAATGACCCAACAGAAGAGGTGCGCCACCGGCTTCCTTGAAATTCTATTTAGCAAGAATTGTCCCATATTTGGCACCCTCTTTGGGAAGCTCCAACTGAGGCAAAGCTTGGCGTATTTGTATATCTTCTCTTGGAGCATACTCTCTGTCCCTGAGCTATGCTATGCTGCTCTTCCAGCGTATTGTATCATCACCAACTCCTCCTTCTTGCCAAAG GTTCATGAACCAGCATTTTATGTACTAGTTGCTCTCTTCGTCATTTACAATCTATACACTTTATTCGAGTACCTAAAAGCTGGCCAGTCAGTGCGAGCTTGGTGGAATAACCAGAGAATGGCAAGAATTACCATTATGAGTGCATGGCTCTTCGGATTTCTTGGTGTCATGCTCAAGCTCTTAAGAATATCGGAGACAGTCTTTGAAGTGACAAAAAAAGACCAATCTAGTGATGCTTCCAATGAAGATCATGCCGGTAGGTTCACCTTCGACGACTCTCCAATTTTTGTGCCTGGCACAACCATTTTGCTACTGCACTTGACTGCACTGGTTGTGAGCTTGTTGAAGTTGCAACCACAAGCTCATGGCGGCGGGCATGGGGCAGGGCTAGCGGAGGTATTGTGTAGTGTGTTGTGGTTGCTATGCTATTGGCCATTTTTGAAAGGACTGTTTGGGAAAGGGAAGCATGGGATTCCCATGTCCACCATATGCAAGTCAGCTGCTTTGGCATTACTTCTTCTGCACTTGTGCAAAATGACCACTATGGGTTGA
- the LOC132183037 gene encoding cellulose synthase-like protein H1 isoform X1, producing MANLNSHPLYERIQRKNGVKRAVEIIILFLLLSLLIYRLLFLKDHGLTWLLALLCESWFTFNWVLIINIKWNPVEYKTYPDNLVQRVIEFPSVDMFVTTADSELEPPIITINTVLSLLAVDYPPHKLACYVSDDGCSPLTFYSLVEASKFAKLWVPFCKKYNIQVRAPFKYFSNDSLTSNDSSNWEFHQEWKRMKDEYELLCHKIEDAAQKSRPCDFTGEFSNVDRKNHPTIIKVVSENKGLPNGVPHLIYISREKRHKHPHNSKAGAINVLTRVSGLMTNAPYMLNVDCDMFVNNPKVVLHAMCLLLDSNSEKEIAFAQFPQVFYDGLKDDPYGNQYVIMYEYIMRGISGIQGSLYVGTGCFHRRKIIYGLSPSHIVESINGKLAYEETLQEFGSSKELIKSAVLALKGNANPSNCLWTSIEASYQIASCEYEYGTGWGTKLGLRYGTTTEDSDTGVMIHSRGWRSMDCTPDPPAFLGCAPSGGPAVMTQQKRCATGFLEILFSKNCPIFGTLFGKLQLRQSLAYLYIFSWSILSVPELCYAALPAYCIITNSSFLPKVHEPAFYVLVALFVIYNLYTLFEYLKAGQSVRAWWNNQRMARITIMSAWLFGFLGVMLKLLRISETVFEVTKKDQSSDASNEDHAGRFTFDDSPIFVPGTTILLLHLTALVVSLLKLQPQAHGGGHGAGLAEVLCSVLWLLCYWPFLKGLFGKGKHGIPMSTICKSAALALLLLHLCKMTTMG from the exons ATGGCCAACCTGAACTCTCACCCTTTATATGAAAGAATCCAGCGTAAAAATGGAGTAAAAAGAGCCGTTGAAATCATAATCCTGTTCCTTCTCCTTTCTCTCCTTATTTATCGTCTTCTCTTCCTCAAAGACCATGGCCTCACTTGGCTCCTTGCCTTACTATGCGAGTCATGGTTTACCTTCAATTGGGTTCTCATCATCAACATCAAATGGAATCCTGTGGAATACAAAACGTACCCTGACAACCTCGTACAACG GGTAATTGAGTTTCCCTCAGTGGACATGTTTGTGACAACTGCAGACTCTGAGCTAGAACCTCCTATCATCACCATAAACACCGTGCTCTCTTTGTTGGCAGTTGATTACCCACCTCACAAGCTTGCTTGCTACGTTTCCGATGATGGATGTTCTCCCTTGACCTTCTACTCTCTTGTCGAGGCTTCCAAGTTTGCTAAGCTTTGGGTTCCATTCTGTAAGAAGTACAATATTCAAGTCAGAGCTCCATTTAAATACTTTTCCAATGACTCCCTAACGTCTAATGATAGCTCTAATTGGGAGTTCCATCAAGAATGGAAAAGGATGAAG GATGAGTACGAGCTGCTTTGCCATAAAATTGAGGATGCCGCCCAAAAGTCGAGGCCATGTGATTTTACTGGGGAATTCTCAAATGTAGATCGCAAAAACCATCCAACTATTATTAAG GTTGTGTCGGAGAACAAAGGTCTTCCAAATGGGGTGCCACATTTGATTTATATATCTAGGGAGAAGCGGCATAAGCATCCACATAATTCCAAAGCGGGTGCTATAAATGTCCTG ACGAGAGTCTCAGGATTGATGACAAATGCTCCCTACATGCTCAACGTAGATTGTGATATGTTTGTCAACAATCCAAAAGTTGTTCTTCATGCAATGTGCCTACTATTAGATTCCAACAGTGAGAAGGAAATTGCGTTTGCTCAGTTCCCACAAGTGTTCTATGATGGATTAAAGGATGACCCCTATGGCAATCAGTACGTGATCATGTATGAG TATATTATGCGCGGCATATCTGGAATCCAAGGAAGTTTATATGTTGGAACTGGATGTTTCCACAGacgaaaaattatttatggtcTCTCTCCAAGTCATATTGTAGAATCAATTAATG GAAAATTGGCTTATGAGGAAACACTTCAAGAATTTGGGAGTTCAAAGGAGCTGATTAAATCAGCTGTTCTAGCTTTGAAAGGGAACGCAAATCCATCTAACTGTCTTTGGACCTCTATTGAGGCATCATACCAAATTGCAAGCTGCGAGTATGAATATGGTACAGGCTGGGGTACAAAG CTGGGTTTGAGATATGGAACGACAACAGAGGACTCCGACACTGGGGTAATGATCCATTCTAGGGGTTGGAGGTCCATGGATTGCACACCCGACCCACCGGCCTTTTTAGGGTGTGCACCCTCGGGTGGGCCTGCTGTAATGACCCAACAGAAGAGGTGCGCCACCGGCTTCCTTGAAATTCTATTTAGCAAGAATTGTCCCATATTTGGCACCCTCTTTGGGAAGCTCCAACTGAGGCAAAGCTTGGCGTATTTGTATATCTTCTCTTGGAGCATACTCTCTGTCCCTGAGCTATGCTATGCTGCTCTTCCAGCGTATTGTATCATCACCAACTCCTCCTTCTTGCCAAAG GTTCATGAACCAGCATTTTATGTACTAGTTGCTCTCTTCGTCATTTACAATCTATACACTTTATTCGAGTACCTAAAAGCTGGCCAGTCAGTGCGAGCTTGGTGGAATAACCAGAGAATGGCAAGAATTACCATTATGAGTGCATGGCTCTTCGGATTTCTTGGTGTCATGCTCAAGCTCTTAAGAATATCGGAGACAGTCTTTGAAGTGACAAAAAAAGACCAATCTAGTGATGCTTCCAATGAAGATCATGCCGGTAGGTTCACCTTCGACGACTCTCCAATTTTTGTGCCTGGCACAACCATTTTGCTACTGCACTTGACTGCACTGGTTGTGAGCTTGTTGAAGTTGCAACCACAAGCTCATGGCGGCGGGCATGGGGCAGGGCTAGCGGAGGTATTGTGTAGTGTGTTGTGGTTGCTATGCTATTGGCCATTTTTGAAAGGACTGTTTGGGAAAGGGAAGCATGGGATTCCCATGTCCACCATATGCAAGTCAGCTGCTTTGGCATTACTTCTTCTGCACTTGTGCAAAATGACCACTATGGGTTGA